The DNA region GGTCGCTTTGAAAGCTTAAACCTTACACCAAATCTTGACTCAATTGCCAATGAAGGGATGCGTTTTGACAAATGTTATGTTGCCAACTCCATCTGTGCACCCAGCCGCGCAACTCTGCTTACCGGTAAGCATAGCCACAAAAACGGAAAAATTGAGAACCGAGGCGAGTTTAATCATGATCAAATGCAATTCCAAAAGCTCTTACGTAGCAATGGCTATCAAACCGCTATGATTGGTAAGATTCACCTCAACGGTAGCATGCAAGGTTTTGATTACTGGGAGGTACTACCGGGTCAGGGCAAATACCTTAACCCCGATTTTATCAGCGAGAAAGGAAAGACCAAATATCAGGGTCATTCTACCGATATTATTACTGATCGTGCACTGAACTGGCTTTCTAACGGCCGTGATAAAACCAAGCCATTCATGGCTATGGTTCACTATAAAGCACCGCATCGTAATTGGATGCCTGCTGAACGCTTTCGCAAACAATTCGCAAAAATGGAATTTCCTGAACCAGAAACACTTTTTGATGATTATTCGACAAGGGGAGTCGCTGCCCATCAACAGAATATGTCGATCGAAACAACGATGAATAATAGTAAGGACTTAAAATCAAATACCTGGAAGTTTCGCGATGAATTACTTAATAAATCTGGTCTTAAGGGCAAAGAATTGGTCCGTGCAAAATATCAAGAATACATGCGTGACTACCTGGCATGTGTTGCCGGTGTAGATGAAAATATCGGTCGCTTATTAAAGTATCTAAAGGATAATGATTTGGAAGAAAATACCGTAGTCATGTACTCAGCTGATCAGGGCTTTTACTTGGGTGAGCATGGCTGGTTTGATAAGCGCTTTATGTATGAGGAATCGTTCCGTACTCCCCTACTGGCGAAATGGCCGAGCGTGATTAAAGCAGGTAGTGTAAATAAGGATCTGGTACAAAATATTGATTTTGCCGAAACCTTTCTCGACATAGCAAAAACTGATATCCCATCGGATATGCAGGGTAAAAGCCTTGTTCCACTAATGAAGGGGGATACCCCAAGCGACTGGCGCGAAAGCCTTTATTATCATTATTACGAATACCCAACTGGGCATCGTGTAAGACGTCACGAAGGGGTGACTACTGGGCGCTACAAGCTTATTCGGTTTTATGGATTAGATGTTCCCAATGGTGAAGAATGGGAACTCTATGATTTAAAAAATGATAAACATGAAATCAACAATAAATATAAAAATCCTGAATACGCTGCGATCATCGCAAATTTAAAACAAGAATTACAAAAGCTTCGTCAGCAATATGATGTTCAAGATATTCCTCAAACTGCGAAGAAGAAAAAGCAGATAAACAAATCTAAGTCCAATAAATAAATGCTCTAGTAACTAACTTGGTGGAATCCACGAGTATAGGGTCCATTGCAGCACGCTATACATGGGCAGAGAACCCAAGACTTGGTAAAGTCTGCTCAGAAGCCAACTACCTCGCCTCTTCTTTTAGAGCTAACAGTTAAAGTAATTCATCAATTCTCATTTGAATGTACAGGAAATTTCCCCTGTATTAGTATTGGTTCTACAAAGCTTAGATCATAGAAATTATCATTTTCGTAAAAATAATTTACTCTTTTGTAGCACAGTAAATTTGGCTCTGTCTAAATGTTTATACATAGACAAAAGGAAAGCTGAGACAAATGTTAATTTATTTTCAAATCATCACCAATCTTTTAATGCCAATTGCAGCTGGAGCCCTGTACTTGGCGTGCTTCTTCTTTTCAAGAATGCAAGGAAGCAAGCGATTAAAGTATTTTAACCTATTCTTATTATCTTTTACAATTTACCTAATTCTACGACCAATACAGCTTGGTCTAGGCGCTCACCCTTACCCCCTTTGGGTATGTCTTTTTAGGCATTTCCTCTTGGATGCTGTTTGTGCGCCTTTGGCTTTTTTAGCTCTATGTGCGTTTTCAGAGAGTGTCTCAAAACAAAAAATCACCAAAGCCTTTGTTGCGGGTTCAGTGCTGGGGGGTTTTTACTGT from Lentisphaera araneosa HTCC2155 includes:
- a CDS encoding sulfatase family protein; amino-acid sequence: MYKLIQSFSILFFITSLSLFGKNNQVNILWIFSDDHAYQAIGTYGGRFESLNLTPNLDSIANEGMRFDKCYVANSICAPSRATLLTGKHSHKNGKIENRGEFNHDQMQFQKLLRSNGYQTAMIGKIHLNGSMQGFDYWEVLPGQGKYLNPDFISEKGKTKYQGHSTDIITDRALNWLSNGRDKTKPFMAMVHYKAPHRNWMPAERFRKQFAKMEFPEPETLFDDYSTRGVAAHQQNMSIETTMNNSKDLKSNTWKFRDELLNKSGLKGKELVRAKYQEYMRDYLACVAGVDENIGRLLKYLKDNDLEENTVVMYSADQGFYLGEHGWFDKRFMYEESFRTPLLAKWPSVIKAGSVNKDLVQNIDFAETFLDIAKTDIPSDMQGKSLVPLMKGDTPSDWRESLYYHYYEYPTGHRVRRHEGVTTGRYKLIRFYGLDVPNGEEWELYDLKNDKHEINNKYKNPEYAAIIANLKQELQKLRQQYDVQDIPQTAKKKKQINKSKSNK